In one window of Paraburkholderia phymatum STM815 DNA:
- a CDS encoding PqiB family protein: MNRPPDLPGAAGVPKKRWRIQWVWLVPAAAVGVGIWLAVQAALSQGPTITISFNTGEGLEAGKTKIKFKDVDIGVVKKVALSKDYKRVVATAELTPNASNMLVDDTRFWVERPRVAGGNVSGIGTLLSGAFVGMDIGHAKHERRDYTGLEDPPVFASDVPGREFVLKTSNLASLNVGSPVYFRRLRVGQVTSFQLDKDGGGITLHVFVNAPYDSYVKSDSRFWEAGGIDVSLGTEGVKINTQSLVSILIGGLAFETPPSSLAEPAAPAHTPFTLFATRADAMKVQDRIVDTYVLNFKESVRGLTVGAPVDFRGIVLGEVSAIYTRFDPVTKQISIPVEIKFFPERFTSRYANGKPDSGRAFSDPKSIADFLVSRGFRGQLKTGSLLTGQLYVSFDFFPNAPKTTIDWSRTPAELPTQPSGLQSLQESINRIVARIDKLPLEQIGQNAAQTLADTSALMQSLNTQVVPQAKSTLSAAQTTLNSANSALAPDSTLQQDTSDAIRELARTAASFRALSDYLQRHPEALLRGKQEDAK, from the coding sequence ATGAACCGGCCCCCCGACCTGCCCGGTGCAGCGGGCGTGCCGAAGAAGCGCTGGCGCATCCAGTGGGTCTGGCTCGTACCCGCGGCGGCTGTCGGTGTCGGCATCTGGCTCGCGGTGCAGGCGGCGCTCTCGCAAGGGCCGACCATCACGATCAGTTTCAATACGGGCGAAGGGCTCGAAGCGGGCAAGACCAAGATCAAGTTCAAGGACGTCGATATCGGCGTCGTGAAAAAGGTCGCATTGTCGAAGGACTACAAGCGCGTCGTCGCGACGGCGGAACTCACACCCAACGCCAGCAACATGCTCGTCGACGACACGCGCTTCTGGGTCGAGCGGCCGCGCGTGGCGGGCGGCAACGTGTCAGGCATCGGCACGCTGCTGTCGGGCGCGTTCGTTGGCATGGACATCGGCCATGCGAAGCACGAGCGGCGCGACTACACGGGGCTCGAAGATCCGCCCGTGTTCGCGAGCGACGTGCCCGGGCGTGAGTTCGTGTTGAAGACTTCGAACCTGGCATCGCTCAATGTCGGGTCTCCCGTCTACTTCCGCCGGCTGCGCGTGGGACAGGTGACCTCGTTCCAACTCGACAAGGACGGCGGCGGGATCACGCTGCACGTCTTCGTCAACGCGCCGTACGACAGCTACGTGAAAAGCGATTCGCGATTCTGGGAGGCAGGCGGCATCGACGTTTCGCTCGGCACGGAAGGCGTGAAGATCAACACGCAGTCGCTCGTGTCGATCCTGATTGGCGGCCTGGCGTTCGAAACGCCCCCGTCGTCGCTCGCGGAGCCCGCCGCGCCGGCGCACACGCCGTTCACGCTGTTCGCGACACGCGCCGACGCGATGAAGGTGCAGGACCGCATCGTCGACACGTATGTGCTGAACTTCAAGGAGTCGGTGCGCGGGCTGACGGTGGGTGCGCCCGTCGATTTCCGCGGCATCGTGCTCGGCGAAGTGTCGGCGATCTACACGCGCTTCGATCCCGTCACGAAGCAGATCAGCATTCCCGTCGAGATCAAGTTCTTTCCGGAGCGCTTCACTTCCCGCTATGCGAACGGCAAGCCGGACAGCGGGCGAGCCTTCAGCGATCCGAAGTCCATCGCGGATTTCCTCGTGTCGCGCGGGTTTCGTGGGCAGCTGAAAACGGGCAGCCTGCTGACAGGGCAGCTGTACGTTTCGTTCGATTTCTTCCCGAACGCGCCAAAGACGACCATCGACTGGAGCCGCACACCCGCCGAACTTCCGACGCAGCCGAGCGGGCTGCAATCGCTTCAGGAGTCGATCAACCGGATCGTTGCGCGCATCGACAAGCTGCCGCTCGAGCAGATTGGCCAGAACGCGGCGCAGACGCTTGCCGATACGAGCGCGCTGATGCAGAGCCTCAATACGCAGGTCGTGCCGCAGGCGAAGAGCACGTTGTCGGCGGCGCAGACGACGCTCAACTCGGCTAACAGCGCCCTCGCGCCCGACTCGACGTTGCAGCAGGACACGAGCGACGCGATCCGGGAACTCGCGCGTACGGCGGCATCGTTCCGTGCGCTTTCCGATTATCTGCAGCGCCATCCGGAAGCGCTGTTGCGCGGCAAACAGGAGGACGCAAAATGA
- a CDS encoding PqiC family protein, whose product MKRIEFARCASLCVVGMALLAACASPRSSFYTLSPDSTLESVGAPLSVAVVVGPVTIPELVDRPQLVTRVSGNEVRLDEFARWGEPLKSGVADVIAADLTRLLGSKQVSVSSQTVAGTEACRVRVDIVQFDSMPGEAVAVDALWTVRVAGRTTLLTGRSTVREPVQGTDEAALVAAHSRALAAVSREIAAAIRRAT is encoded by the coding sequence ATGAAGCGAATCGAATTCGCGCGTTGCGCCTCGCTGTGCGTCGTGGGCATGGCGCTGCTGGCGGCCTGCGCTTCGCCGCGCTCCAGTTTCTATACATTGAGCCCAGATTCGACGCTTGAAAGCGTGGGCGCACCGCTGTCCGTCGCGGTGGTGGTCGGGCCCGTGACGATTCCTGAACTGGTCGACCGGCCTCAGCTCGTCACGCGCGTGTCGGGCAACGAAGTGAGGCTCGACGAATTCGCGCGCTGGGGCGAGCCGCTCAAGAGCGGTGTCGCCGACGTGATCGCCGCCGACCTGACGCGACTGCTCGGCTCGAAGCAGGTCTCGGTGTCGTCGCAAACGGTGGCGGGCACGGAGGCGTGTCGCGTGCGCGTCGATATCGTGCAGTTCGATTCGATGCCCGGCGAGGCCGTTGCTGTCGATGCATTGTGGACCGTGCGTGTGGCGGGCCGCACTACGCTGCTGACGGGCCGTTCGACGGTGCGCGAGCCGGTGCAGGGCACGGACGAAGCGGCGCTGGTCGCAGCGCATAGCCGGGCGCTCGCCGCCGTGAGCCGGGAGATTGCTGCGGCGATCAGGCGGGCGACGTGA
- the map gene encoding type I methionyl aminopeptidase, whose amino-acid sequence MAITYKTSEDIARLRISGRLAADVLAMIGEHVKPGVSTGELDAICHDYIVNTQKAIAANVGYMGFPKTVCTSVNAVVCHGIPDRSEVLKDGDIINIDVAVIKDGYFGDTSRMYTVGQSSTVAQQLIDTTYEAMLAGIRQVKPGATLGDVGHAIQQIAQREGFSIVRDYCGHGIGKVYHEDPQVLHYGQPGQGVRLKPGMVFTIEPMINAGRAGTTVMRDGWTVVTKDRSLSAQWEHMVAVTDDSYELLTPWPDGTGRYEAP is encoded by the coding sequence ATGGCCATCACCTATAAAACCTCAGAAGACATCGCGCGCCTGCGCATCTCGGGCCGGCTCGCCGCCGACGTGCTCGCCATGATTGGCGAGCACGTGAAGCCCGGCGTTTCGACGGGCGAGCTCGACGCGATATGCCACGACTACATCGTCAACACGCAGAAGGCGATTGCCGCGAACGTCGGCTATATGGGCTTTCCGAAGACGGTCTGCACGTCCGTGAACGCCGTCGTGTGCCACGGCATTCCCGATCGCAGCGAAGTCCTCAAGGACGGCGACATCATCAACATCGACGTGGCCGTCATCAAGGATGGCTACTTCGGCGACACGAGCCGCATGTACACGGTCGGCCAGTCGAGCACCGTCGCGCAACAGCTGATCGATACGACGTATGAGGCGATGCTCGCCGGCATCCGCCAGGTGAAGCCTGGCGCGACGCTCGGCGACGTCGGCCATGCCATCCAGCAGATCGCGCAGCGCGAGGGCTTTTCGATCGTGCGCGATTACTGCGGGCATGGCATCGGCAAGGTCTATCACGAAGACCCTCAGGTGTTGCACTACGGCCAGCCGGGGCAGGGAGTACGCCTGAAGCCGGGCATGGTGTTCACGATCGAACCGATGATCAATGCGGGCCGCGCCGGTACGACGGTGATGCGCGACGGCTGGACTGTCGTCACCAAAGACCGTTCGCTGTCCGCGCAGTGGGAGCACATGGTCGCCGTCACCGACGACAGCTATGAGCTGCTCACGCCGTGGCCCGACGGTACGGGGCGCTATGAGGCGCCGTGA
- a CDS encoding GNAT family N-acetyltransferase — MSPSLTVRRIAADQGAVFRELRTASLREAPYAFGETLEEALSADASTFEATAARHAASAASTSFILYTEGHPAGLIGACFEDAPSHRAFVSELWVAPAVRHLRGGELLVNTASDWLAAAGATEIYAWIADENRNAMRFYERLGFGPTGEHERIPRAPDQFQTLLVRHVPQAASSDDSARG; from the coding sequence ATGAGTCCTTCACTGACCGTTCGCCGCATCGCAGCCGATCAGGGCGCCGTCTTCCGCGAGCTTCGTACGGCTTCGCTGCGCGAAGCGCCTTACGCTTTCGGCGAGACGCTGGAAGAAGCGCTGTCGGCCGATGCGTCCACGTTCGAAGCGACGGCGGCGCGGCATGCCGCGTCGGCGGCATCGACCTCGTTCATCCTGTACACGGAAGGGCATCCCGCCGGCCTGATTGGCGCCTGCTTCGAGGACGCGCCGTCGCATCGCGCGTTCGTCAGCGAGCTGTGGGTCGCGCCTGCCGTGCGGCATCTGCGCGGTGGCGAACTGCTCGTCAACACGGCGAGCGACTGGCTCGCCGCAGCGGGCGCCACCGAAATCTACGCGTGGATCGCCGACGAAAACCGCAACGCGATGCGCTTCTACGAGCGGCTCGGCTTCGGCCCGACCGGCGAGCACGAGCGTATTCCGCGCGCGCCGGACCAGTTCCAGACGCTGCTCGTGCGGCACGTGCCGCAAGCGGCGTCATCGGACGATAGCGCACGCGGGTAG
- the minC gene encoding septum site-determining protein MinC, which produces MSPRKSPFFELRSGAVDTLLFVVKTTDLAEMRAELTRRFEATPEFFANDTVAIDVRRLAENERVPLAEIATLLGSVRMRPIGVVADSTQHGWANEAGLPLLDARDPRGGRNHGDEAGEEAPGKPGAVAPKPDAAPPADAASNAQVQMQLPIAAQEDGAPQAAAEGVRIGTSSQTTVIDKPLRSGQRIYAKGDLVVLGMVSNGAEVIAEGNIHIYAPLRGRALAGVHGNHDARIFCTCLEAELISIAGIYRTTENPLPADVHGKPVQIWLDEEKLMIEPLRLT; this is translated from the coding sequence ATGTCGCCCAGGAAATCGCCATTCTTTGAACTGCGCAGTGGGGCGGTCGACACGCTGCTGTTTGTCGTCAAGACGACCGACCTCGCTGAAATGCGTGCCGAACTGACCCGGCGCTTCGAGGCGACGCCCGAATTCTTCGCGAACGATACCGTCGCGATCGACGTGCGCCGTCTTGCAGAAAACGAGCGTGTGCCGCTTGCGGAGATCGCCACGCTGCTGGGCAGCGTGCGCATGCGTCCCATCGGCGTCGTTGCCGACAGCACGCAGCATGGATGGGCGAACGAAGCCGGACTGCCGCTGCTCGATGCGCGCGACCCGCGCGGCGGCAGGAACCATGGTGACGAAGCGGGCGAAGAAGCGCCCGGCAAGCCGGGCGCCGTGGCGCCGAAGCCTGATGCGGCACCGCCGGCCGATGCAGCATCGAATGCGCAAGTGCAGATGCAGCTGCCGATTGCCGCTCAGGAAGACGGCGCGCCCCAGGCGGCAGCCGAGGGCGTGCGCATCGGCACCTCGTCGCAGACGACGGTGATCGACAAGCCGCTGCGCTCGGGGCAGCGCATCTACGCGAAGGGCGATCTCGTCGTGCTCGGCATGGTGAGCAACGGCGCCGAAGTGATCGCGGAAGGCAACATTCATATTTATGCGCCGTTGCGCGGCCGCGCGCTTGCGGGCGTGCACGGCAATCACGACGCGCGCATTTTCTGCACGTGTCTCGAAGCGGAACTGATCTCGATCGCGGGCATCTACCGGACGACCGAGAACCCGCTGCCAGCCGACGTGCACGGCAAGCCGGTGCAGATCTGGCTCGACGAAGAAAAGCTGATGATCGAACCGCTGCGGCTCACCTGA
- the minD gene encoding septum site-determining protein MinD — MAKIIVVTSGKGGVGKTTTSASFASGLALRGSKTAVIDFDVGLRNLDLIMGCERRVVYDLINVIQGEANLNQALIKDKKCENLFILPASQTRDKDALTMEGVEKVINDLIAMDFEYIVCDSPAGIESGALLAMHFADEALIVTNPEVSSVRDSDRILGILSSKTKRAIEGKDPIKEHLLITRYNPKRVSEGEMLSLTDIQEILRIDLIGVIPESEAVLHASNQGLPAVHLDGTDVAEAYKDVVSRFLGEQKSLRFTDYQKPGLLQRLFGTK, encoded by the coding sequence ATGGCAAAAATCATTGTGGTGACTTCGGGCAAGGGTGGCGTAGGCAAGACGACCACGAGCGCGAGCTTCGCCTCCGGCCTCGCGTTGCGCGGCTCGAAAACGGCAGTGATCGATTTCGATGTCGGTCTGCGCAATCTCGATCTGATCATGGGCTGCGAGCGCCGCGTCGTGTACGACCTGATCAATGTGATCCAGGGCGAAGCGAACCTGAACCAGGCACTGATCAAGGACAAGAAGTGCGAGAACCTGTTCATCCTGCCCGCATCGCAGACGCGCGACAAAGACGCGCTGACGATGGAAGGCGTCGAGAAGGTCATCAACGACCTGATCGCGATGGACTTCGAGTACATCGTCTGCGATTCGCCCGCGGGCATCGAGTCGGGCGCACTGCTCGCGATGCACTTCGCCGACGAGGCACTGATCGTGACGAACCCCGAAGTGTCGTCGGTGCGCGACTCGGACCGCATTCTCGGCATCCTTTCGTCGAAGACCAAGCGCGCAATCGAAGGCAAGGATCCCATCAAGGAACACCTGCTGATCACGCGCTACAACCCGAAGCGCGTGAGCGAAGGTGAGATGCTGTCGCTGACCGACATCCAGGAAATCCTGCGCATCGACCTGATCGGCGTGATTCCGGAATCGGAAGCCGTGCTGCACGCGTCGAACCAGGGTCTCCCCGCCGTGCACCTTGACGGCACGGATGTCGCGGAAGCGTACAAGGACGTCGTGTCGCGTTTTCTCGGCGAGCAGAAGTCGCTGCGCTTTACCGATTACCAGAAGCCGGGCCTGTTGCAGCGCCTCTTCGGCACCAAGTAA
- the minE gene encoding cell division topological specificity factor MinE, whose product MSILSFLLGEKKKSASIAKERLQLIIAHERVGGKAPADYLPALQRELVAVISKYVKISDDDIRVNLERHDDLEVLEVKIEIPQV is encoded by the coding sequence ATGTCGATTCTTTCGTTTTTGCTGGGCGAGAAAAAAAAGTCCGCGTCGATAGCGAAGGAACGCCTGCAGCTGATCATCGCGCATGAGCGCGTCGGCGGCAAAGCGCCCGCCGATTATCTGCCCGCGTTGCAACGTGAACTCGTCGCCGTGATCTCGAAGTACGTGAAGATCTCGGACGACGATATCCGTGTGAATCTCGAACGTCACGACGACCTTGAAGTGCTGGAGGTCAAGATCGAGATTCCGCAGGTCTGA
- a CDS encoding YXWGXW repeat-containing protein translates to MNKSIRLLAASTVLVMSGLSAAASASAAQVIVAAPSAPPVERFEAVPAPRTGYVWDKGHWRWDHGRYAWVPGHWQAERVGYRWVPGHWIAHGPNWRWVQGHWA, encoded by the coding sequence ATGAACAAGTCAATTCGTCTGCTCGCCGCTTCCACTGTGCTCGTGATGTCCGGTCTGTCTGCCGCCGCGTCGGCGTCGGCTGCGCAGGTGATCGTCGCAGCACCGAGCGCGCCGCCCGTCGAGCGCTTCGAAGCCGTACCTGCGCCGCGCACGGGTTACGTGTGGGACAAGGGGCACTGGCGCTGGGATCACGGCCGCTACGCATGGGTGCCTGGTCACTGGCAGGCCGAGCGCGTCGGCTACCGCTGGGTGCCGGGCCACTGGATCGCGCATGGTCCGAACTGGCGCTGGGTCCAGGGCCACTGGGCGTGA
- a CDS encoding chloride channel protein produces the protein MSRTPLLSSSIGRRVRRLWRQYGIFWMGAIAVGLTAVLYARLIDFGYNAFLDLQKQHRWLTLLLTPGVAALSVWLTRRFFRGAEGSGIPQVIATLHSNTSAAGARLLTFPLLLGKILVSFLAILGGFTIGREGPTVQVGAALMFNLRRLYPRSNALIERQLVLAGAAAGLSAAFNTPLAGIVFAIEELTRSFEARASGVLITAIIIAGIIALGLNGNYTYFGTIDIGAHFPKLLAVAVVITGIVTGIAGGLFCWLLLNTEHWMPERLRRLNSERPIAFAALCGLFIAAIGLASGGTTFGSGYAEARGLLYGTEHLSVFYPLLKMASMIGSYLPGIPGGIFAPSLSIGAGFGNVLHMIFSDMQLPMLIALAMVGYLAAVTQSPITSFVIVMEMINGHALVISLMATALVSSRISSVFAPPLYEALSKRYMAAAASASEAKAASSEARAEESDEAERPRDVPLTTRGEAKE, from the coding sequence ATGTCACGGACACCCCTGCTGTCCTCGAGCATCGGCCGGCGCGTGCGGCGTCTGTGGCGCCAGTACGGCATCTTCTGGATGGGCGCGATCGCCGTTGGCCTCACGGCTGTCTTGTACGCGCGGCTGATCGATTTCGGCTACAACGCTTTCCTCGATTTGCAGAAGCAGCACCGCTGGCTCACGCTGCTGTTGACGCCCGGCGTCGCCGCATTGTCCGTCTGGCTCACGCGGCGTTTCTTTCGCGGCGCTGAAGGCAGCGGCATCCCGCAGGTCATCGCGACGCTGCATTCGAACACGAGCGCAGCCGGCGCAAGGCTGCTGACGTTTCCGCTGCTGCTCGGCAAGATCCTCGTGTCGTTTCTGGCGATTCTGGGCGGCTTCACGATCGGACGCGAAGGGCCGACCGTGCAGGTCGGCGCAGCACTGATGTTCAACCTGCGCCGCCTCTACCCACGCTCGAACGCGCTGATCGAAAGACAACTGGTGCTGGCGGGTGCGGCGGCGGGTCTGTCGGCGGCGTTCAACACGCCGCTTGCGGGCATTGTGTTCGCAATCGAAGAACTCACGCGCAGCTTCGAAGCGCGCGCGAGCGGTGTGCTGATCACGGCCATCATCATCGCGGGCATCATCGCGCTTGGCCTCAACGGCAACTATACGTATTTCGGCACGATCGACATTGGCGCACATTTCCCCAAGCTGCTTGCCGTCGCCGTCGTCATCACCGGCATCGTCACCGGCATCGCGGGCGGCCTGTTCTGCTGGCTGCTGCTCAACACCGAACACTGGATGCCCGAACGGCTGCGCCGCCTGAACAGCGAGCGGCCCATTGCGTTCGCCGCGCTCTGCGGACTGTTCATCGCGGCGATCGGTCTGGCGTCGGGCGGCACGACCTTCGGCAGCGGCTATGCGGAAGCGCGCGGACTGCTCTACGGCACCGAGCATCTGTCGGTGTTCTATCCGCTGCTCAAGATGGCATCGATGATCGGCTCTTATCTGCCTGGCATTCCGGGCGGAATCTTCGCGCCGTCGCTGTCGATCGGCGCCGGCTTCGGCAACGTGCTCCACATGATCTTCAGCGACATGCAACTGCCGATGCTGATCGCGCTCGCGATGGTCGGCTATCTCGCCGCCGTCACACAGTCGCCGATCACGTCGTTCGTGATCGTGATGGAGATGATCAACGGACACGCGCTCGTGATTTCGCTGATGGCGACCGCGCTCGTATCGAGCCGGATTTCGAGCGTGTTTGCACCGCCGTTGTATGAGGCGCTGTCCAAGCGCTACATGGCGGCGGCCGCTTCGGCTTCTGAGGCCAAGGCTGCTTCTTCGGAAGCTCGAGCTGAAGAATCCGACGAAGCGGAAAGGCCTCGTGACGTTCCGCTCACGACGCGCGGTGAAGCAAAAGAATGA
- the waaC gene encoding lipopolysaccharide heptosyltransferase I, giving the protein MKRILIVKVTSMGDVIQAQPIVSDLKRAFPGVEVDWAVDESFAEIARWNPGIDRVLCAPLRRFKKARRWADFRAIAQSIAELRAHRYDVAVDIHGVYKSAIIAFLSRSRRRLGYRNKDLGERGAAFAYTGRFVPPRDRNAWSGMRETVGTALGYSVDTPPDYNLHIPAPAKPIVETGGRPLAMLFHAASKDDKKWPADHWIAIARELVRRGFHVVVPWGSPAERSEGLAIVDNVEGAELLPQLSVTGIAQVIAASDFVIGVDTGFVHLAHALGKRTVMIFIATSRETFENNVPFRSVSIGDGNSVPPVAEALAAIDHVHADPLAAGGNKGESMAAA; this is encoded by the coding sequence ATGAAGCGAATCCTTATCGTCAAGGTCACCTCGATGGGCGACGTGATCCAGGCGCAGCCGATCGTCTCCGATCTCAAGCGGGCTTTTCCCGGCGTCGAGGTCGACTGGGCTGTTGACGAGTCGTTCGCCGAGATCGCGCGCTGGAATCCGGGCATCGACCGCGTGCTATGCGCACCCCTGCGCCGCTTCAAGAAGGCACGGCGCTGGGCGGACTTCAGGGCCATCGCGCAGTCCATCGCCGAGCTGCGCGCGCACCGCTATGACGTCGCCGTCGATATCCACGGCGTCTACAAGAGCGCGATCATCGCGTTCCTGTCGCGTTCGCGCCGCCGCCTCGGCTATCGCAACAAGGATCTCGGCGAGCGCGGTGCTGCTTTCGCCTACACCGGCCGGTTCGTGCCGCCGCGCGACCGCAATGCCTGGAGCGGCATGCGCGAAACCGTCGGCACGGCGCTCGGCTACTCGGTCGATACTCCGCCCGACTACAACCTGCACATTCCCGCACCCGCCAAACCGATCGTCGAAACGGGAGGCCGGCCGCTCGCCATGCTGTTCCACGCTGCGTCGAAGGACGACAAGAAGTGGCCGGCGGACCATTGGATCGCCATTGCGCGGGAACTCGTGCGGCGCGGCTTTCATGTAGTGGTGCCGTGGGGTTCGCCTGCCGAGCGCAGCGAGGGGCTTGCCATCGTCGACAACGTGGAGGGCGCCGAACTCCTGCCGCAACTGAGCGTGACAGGCATCGCGCAGGTGATCGCGGCGTCGGACTTCGTGATTGGCGTCGATACAGGGTTCGTCCATCTGGCGCACGCGCTAGGCAAGCGCACGGTGATGATCTTTATCGCCACTTCGCGGGAAACGTTTGAGAATAACGTGCCGTTCCGCTCGGTTTCGATCGGGGACGGGAATTCAGTCCCGCCTGTTGCGGAGGCGCTGGCCGCCATCGATCACGTACACGCCGACCCGCTGGCCGCCGGCGGCAACAAGGGCGAGTCGATGGCAGCGGCCTGA
- a CDS encoding MFS transporter, whose product MSTSPLSSAQRGAGRQSSASRVIFASFIGTAIEFYDFYVYATAAALVIGPVFFPHGSATAQALSAFVTFGIAFIARPIGSFLFGHFGDRIGRKSTLVASLLVMGLSTTLIGFVPGYDSIGSLAPILLCVLRFGQGIGLGGEWGGAALLATENAPAGKRGWFGMFPQLGPSIGFLASNGLFFGLALSLSDEQFRSWGWRVPFIVSAVLVALGLYVRLKIAETPAFQAAIERHERVRVPVATLLSRHLGAVLLGAFAMVVCYTLFYISTVFSLSYGVSALHISRQSFLGMLCVAVVFMALATPLSAWASDRFGRKPVLMVGCIAAILSGFTMAPLLGSGSMALVQLFLVIELFLMGVTFAPMGALLPELFPTNVRYTGAGVAYNLGGILGASVAPYIAQMLAAQGGLSWVGLYVSAAAVLSLIGVLCMGETRDARLT is encoded by the coding sequence ATGTCCACTTCGCCCCTTTCCAGCGCGCAGCGCGGCGCGGGCCGCCAGAGCAGCGCCTCGCGCGTGATCTTCGCGAGCTTCATCGGCACTGCGATCGAGTTCTACGACTTCTACGTCTACGCGACGGCCGCCGCGCTCGTCATCGGCCCCGTGTTCTTCCCTCACGGCTCGGCGACGGCTCAGGCGCTGTCGGCGTTCGTGACCTTCGGCATCGCGTTCATTGCCCGGCCGATCGGCTCGTTTCTGTTCGGCCATTTCGGCGACCGCATCGGCCGCAAGTCGACGCTCGTCGCGTCTTTGCTGGTGATGGGTCTGTCGACGACGCTGATCGGCTTTGTTCCCGGCTACGACTCCATCGGCAGCCTCGCGCCGATCCTGCTGTGCGTCCTTCGCTTCGGCCAGGGCATCGGCCTGGGCGGCGAATGGGGCGGCGCCGCCCTGCTCGCGACGGAGAACGCGCCCGCCGGTAAGCGCGGCTGGTTCGGCATGTTCCCGCAACTCGGGCCGTCGATCGGCTTCCTCGCCTCGAATGGCCTGTTCTTCGGCCTCGCGCTGTCGCTCTCCGACGAGCAGTTCCGCAGCTGGGGCTGGCGTGTGCCGTTCATCGTCAGCGCGGTGCTGGTCGCGCTCGGCCTGTACGTGCGCCTGAAAATCGCGGAGACGCCGGCCTTCCAGGCCGCGATCGAACGCCACGAACGCGTGCGCGTGCCCGTCGCGACGCTGCTCAGCCGTCATCTCGGGGCCGTGCTGCTCGGCGCGTTCGCGATGGTCGTCTGCTACACGCTGTTCTATATTTCGACGGTGTTTTCGCTGTCGTACGGCGTGTCGGCGCTGCACATCTCGCGGCAGAGCTTCCTCGGCATGCTGTGCGTCGCCGTTGTCTTCATGGCGCTCGCGACGCCGCTGTCCGCCTGGGCCAGCGACCGCTTCGGCCGCAAGCCGGTGCTGATGGTCGGCTGCATTGCAGCGATCCTGTCGGGCTTCACGATGGCGCCGTTGCTCGGCAGCGGCTCGATGGCCCTCGTGCAGTTGTTCCTCGTCATCGAACTGTTCCTGATGGGCGTCACGTTCGCCCCGATGGGCGCGTTGCTGCCCGAGCTGTTCCCGACCAACGTGCGCTACACGGGCGCGGGTGTTGCGTATAACCTGGGCGGCATTCTCGGCGCATCGGTGGCGCCGTATATCGCCCAGATGCTGGCGGCGCAAGGCGGGCTATCGTGGGTCGGCCTGTACGTGTCTGCGGCGGCCGTGCTGAGCCTGATCGGCGTGCTGTGCATGGGTGAGACGCGCGATGCACGACTGACGTAA
- a CDS encoding energy transducer TonB family protein, with amino-acid sequence MSTLSLHSRMHPTFKRAAVLALTLLGTACSFTVTPPQPAAAVAPPIAAISSQTLDQYRTAVAQRILERNPSYVLRGTPQAMLRSLVVVSFVVDSNGQIVASNVYRTNGDDEAESTALATLRRAAPLPLPPSRLLNGKGQVELFEDWLFNDNGKFQLRTFASPQAQAID; translated from the coding sequence ATGTCCACCCTCTCGCTTCACAGCCGCATGCACCCGACGTTCAAGCGAGCCGCGGTACTCGCACTGACCCTTCTAGGCACGGCCTGCAGTTTCACGGTCACGCCGCCGCAGCCCGCCGCTGCCGTCGCGCCGCCGATCGCTGCTATCAGCAGCCAGACGCTCGACCAGTACCGCACGGCCGTCGCGCAACGTATCCTCGAACGCAACCCGTCGTATGTGCTGCGCGGCACGCCGCAAGCGATGCTGCGCTCGCTCGTCGTCGTGTCGTTCGTCGTGGATAGCAACGGCCAGATCGTCGCGTCGAACGTCTATCGCACGAACGGCGACGACGAAGCGGAGAGCACCGCGCTCGCCACGCTGCGGCGCGCCGCACCATTGCCGCTGCCGCCGTCAAGACTGTTGAATGGCAAAGGCCAGGTGGAACTGTTCGAAGACTGGCTTTTCAACGACAACGGCAAGTTCCAGTTGCGCACGTTCGCATCGCCGCAAGCCCAAGCGATCGATTGA